The sequence below is a genomic window from bacterium.
ACGGATTTGCTGATGGCCGAAGCGGCTTTATCGCAAGCACGCCTCCAATTGATACATGCCCGGTTTGCCTGGCATGCTGCGATGTTTACGGTCGAATTACTCACCGAACAATCCATAAAAAATTAATATACACGAGGAAAAAAATGCAGAAATGTTTTATCGGGTTAAGTTTGTCCGTCATGATGATCGTTATGGTCGCATGCGGTTCTCCGGAGAAAAGTCAACCCAATCAGACCGCAACACCGGTGCGTACAATCACGATCCGCCAAAAACCGGTTAACGAAAAAACCACCTTGGCCGGTACATTGCAAGGCGATAAACGCATTACGCTTAGCACCAAAATCATGGGACAAGTCCTGGCAATACATGCCCACATCGGAGATCGCGTCGCTAAAGGCCAACTGCTGATCAAAATCAAAAGCGATGACTTAAGCGCCAAACGCGCGCAAATCGCCGCCAATAAAATCGAAGCGGAAGCCGCTTTAAAAAATATGGAATCCAATTACCACCGCATTAAAGAATTATACGCCCGCAAAAGCGCTACACAAAAGGAAATGGACGACACGGAAATGGCGTACGCGATGACACAGGCCAAACTTAAAGCCGTCGAAGAAATGGAAAAAGAAATCAACGACGTGTTTGGGTATTCGGATATTACAGCGCCCATTGACGGTTACGTCGTCCAAAAACTCACTGAAGTGGGCAATACCGCTGCACCGGGTATGCCTCTGATGGTTATTGAGGATCTTTCATCCTTCAAAGTCATTATCCCGATCCCGGAAAGCGACGCCGCTTCGATTCGTATCCAGGATGCCGTCGAAGCCGAGTTTTCTTCAGATCCGAAGCATCGGTTAAATGGCTATGTCAGCGCCCTCAGTCCTTCTGCAGTTCCCGGCTCACGCCAATATGACGCGGAAGTGCGGCTTCATGGAATAACGGAAAACCTGAAGAAAACATTGCGCTCCGGCATGTTCGTGCGCATCTATGCGGGCACCGGTCAAAAAAATATGATCACTGT
It includes:
- a CDS encoding efflux RND transporter periplasmic adaptor subunit, which translates into the protein MQKCFIGLSLSVMMIVMVACGSPEKSQPNQTATPVRTITIRQKPVNEKTTLAGTLQGDKRITLSTKIMGQVLAIHAHIGDRVAKGQLLIKIKSDDLSAKRAQIAANKIEAEAALKNMESNYHRIKELYARKSATQKEMDDTEMAYAMTQAKLKAVEEMEKEINDVFGYSDITAPIDGYVVQKLTEVGNTAAPGMPLMVIEDLSSFKVIIPIPESDAASIRIQDAVEAEFSSDPKHRLNGYVSALSPSAVPGSRQYDAEVRLHGITENLKKTLRSGMFVRIYAGTGQKNMITVPDSVIHRRGQLEGVFVVSAANQALLRWIRPGKSYGNEVEVLSGLDFGDRVIYESTERLSDGDRVEVRP